In one window of Fibrobacter sp. UWH4 DNA:
- a CDS encoding endo-1,4-beta-xylanase, giving the protein MFKKILTMCAVGSAALFAEPLLTNGDLSYGDGGWYVWNNPDGPAKFEQQIGVMGLGVDGSEGVKITVTDLPNPSWGLQLQPPKWLADSAYYTLTFKAKGNMPINAIIQGGPPDYRQKESASFMLTKDWKTFSMTFLADQKGYGLNNVTFHVGLAKGWMQMDDVEIEKVEGMDDMTWYNNSAARIDSLRKKELTVKATPGAQVKVELMRHAFPFGTALALYPSKDSVEQWYRKTANKYFWYGVPENQFKWPEYEPKKGKIRRDEFKQYLDYVKDYNWGFRAHTLMWGIQGYGYDKHFSLKGSCKEIGQKLKARIDRDMKEYKGRIKEYDVWNEVFHEPFVFNKCGWDLLDSAHVWAHRADPDARLFINEYNVIVAGETDRLYDIVKGMLDRKVPVHGIGVQCHFGDRQLNPAFIKARFDKLGSLGLPIKVTELDFGDWQKGMYFGEDEQARRYEMFLRIAFSHPAVEGIVLWGFWDNRHWVKNGGIIAADGREKPAAKLIYDLWHKVWTTNGTFKADENGVVKFRGYPGKYKVTVDGKSEMVELK; this is encoded by the coding sequence ATGTTCAAAAAAATCTTGACAATGTGTGCCGTAGGCTCTGCGGCATTGTTTGCTGAACCTCTGCTCACCAACGGCGACTTGTCTTATGGCGACGGCGGTTGGTATGTCTGGAATAACCCCGATGGTCCTGCCAAGTTCGAACAGCAAATCGGGGTGATGGGCCTCGGCGTCGATGGCAGCGAAGGCGTAAAGATTACCGTGACCGATCTTCCGAATCCGTCGTGGGGACTCCAGTTGCAGCCGCCCAAGTGGCTTGCCGATTCCGCCTACTACACGCTCACTTTCAAGGCGAAAGGCAACATGCCCATCAACGCGATTATCCAAGGCGGGCCTCCCGACTACCGTCAGAAAGAAAGCGCCTCGTTCATGCTGACCAAGGACTGGAAGACTTTTTCCATGACCTTCCTTGCCGATCAGAAAGGCTACGGCCTGAATAACGTCACGTTCCACGTGGGTCTTGCCAAGGGCTGGATGCAGATGGACGATGTCGAGATCGAGAAGGTTGAAGGCATGGATGACATGACCTGGTACAACAATTCCGCCGCACGCATCGACAGCCTGCGCAAAAAGGAATTGACCGTGAAGGCGACGCCGGGTGCCCAGGTGAAGGTGGAGCTCATGCGCCATGCGTTCCCGTTCGGTACGGCCCTCGCGCTTTACCCCTCCAAGGACAGCGTAGAACAGTGGTACCGCAAGACTGCCAATAAGTATTTCTGGTACGGCGTTCCCGAAAACCAGTTCAAGTGGCCGGAATACGAACCCAAGAAGGGCAAGATCCGCCGCGATGAATTCAAGCAGTACCTCGATTACGTGAAGGACTACAACTGGGGATTCCGCGCTCACACCCTTATGTGGGGTATCCAGGGTTACGGCTACGACAAGCATTTCAGTCTCAAGGGTAGCTGCAAGGAAATCGGCCAGAAACTCAAGGCCCGCATCGACCGCGACATGAAGGAATACAAGGGCCGCATCAAGGAATACGATGTATGGAACGAAGTCTTCCACGAACCGTTTGTGTTCAACAAGTGCGGCTGGGATCTGCTGGATTCCGCTCACGTATGGGCGCACCGTGCCGACCCCGATGCGCGACTCTTCATCAATGAATACAACGTAATCGTCGCGGGTGAAACCGACCGCCTTTACGATATCGTCAAGGGAATGCTCGACCGCAAGGTTCCCGTACACGGCATCGGCGTGCAGTGCCACTTTGGCGACCGTCAGTTGAATCCGGCCTTCATTAAGGCCCGTTTCGACAAGCTCGGCTCCCTCGGCCTCCCCATCAAGGTGACCGAACTTGACTTTGGCGACTGGCAGAAGGGCATGTACTTCGGCGAAGACGAACAGGCCCGCCGCTATGAAATGTTCCTGCGCATCGCATTCAGCCACCCGGCGGTAGAAGGCATTGTGCTGTGGGGTTTCTGGGATAACCGCCACTGGGTCAAGAACGGAGGCATCATCGCTGCTGATGGCCGCGAAAAGCCTGCCGCCAAGCTCATCTATGACTTGTGGCACAAGGTGTGGACCACCAACGGAACGTTCAAGGCCGACGAAAACGGTGTCGTGAAGTTCCGCGGCTACCCCGGCAAGTACAAAGTAACTGTCGATGGCAAGTCCGAAATGGTTGAGTTGAAGTAG
- the tmk gene encoding dTMP kinase: MQTAKHFFSLEGIDGSGKSTQIDKLIEVLTSEGYSVVKLREPGGAKISEGIRELLLDPAFKGIMGDKTELLLYNAARAQVIHEVIQPALDAGKIVIADRFAWSTFAYQGYARGLGTELVQRLTEITCGGCFPELTVVLDLTVEASRARTARRGEAPDRLESEKADFFERVRQGYLAAARDYSDCVAVVNSDREPDKVFADLYKLIKSRL, translated from the coding sequence ATGCAGACGGCGAAACATTTTTTTAGTCTCGAGGGAATCGACGGTTCCGGAAAGTCGACGCAGATCGACAAGCTGATTGAAGTGCTCACCAGCGAAGGTTATTCGGTGGTGAAGCTGCGTGAACCGGGCGGTGCGAAAATTTCCGAAGGTATCCGCGAACTTCTGTTGGATCCTGCGTTCAAGGGAATCATGGGTGACAAGACGGAACTTCTGCTGTACAACGCGGCGCGTGCCCAGGTGATTCACGAGGTGATTCAGCCGGCGCTCGATGCAGGCAAGATCGTGATCGCCGACCGTTTCGCATGGAGCACCTTTGCGTATCAGGGGTATGCTCGCGGACTGGGCACCGAGCTGGTGCAGCGCCTTACGGAAATCACTTGCGGAGGGTGCTTCCCCGAACTGACGGTGGTGCTGGACCTGACGGTGGAGGCGAGCCGCGCTCGCACCGCAAGGCGGGGCGAGGCACCCGATCGACTGGAGAGCGAGAAGGCCGACTTTTTCGAGCGGGTGCGCCAAGGCTACTTGGCCGCGGCCCGTGACTACAGCGACTGCGTTGCGGTTGTCAATTCCGATCGCGAACCCGATAAGGTATTCGCCGATTTGTACAAGTTAATCAAGTCCCGTTTGTAA
- a CDS encoding metallophosphoesterase, with translation MSSKVLKIGQISDMHIGEDESLVQGIDVRANFRKAIESKSMTDLDLLVLSGDLANEDAEPGAYSYFADFIKSYPVPVCIIPGNHDRIEVMEKFFDLEGKVHNGKCYYRYDLLGRSIFFLDSACGDVSSEQLEWLRAETAKVQDEVILFMHHPPCFCGHRFMDLRYHLRNMVEVQETLSAIPNLTHIFTGHYHAQFEVNMGRQIVHVAPSTQMQIDPNMPYFNLQSASPGWHVIEWGKNFVETEVYFE, from the coding sequence ATGTCGTCCAAGGTATTAAAGATAGGTCAAATTTCCGATATGCACATCGGAGAAGACGAAAGTCTGGTGCAGGGCATCGATGTCCGCGCCAACTTCCGCAAGGCGATAGAATCTAAGTCCATGACGGACCTGGATCTGCTTGTGCTATCTGGCGACCTGGCAAACGAGGATGCCGAACCCGGCGCCTACAGTTATTTTGCCGATTTCATCAAGAGCTATCCTGTTCCCGTGTGCATTATCCCGGGAAACCACGACCGTATCGAGGTCATGGAAAAGTTCTTCGACCTGGAAGGCAAGGTCCACAACGGCAAGTGCTACTACCGTTACGATCTTTTGGGCAGGAGCATCTTTTTCCTGGATAGCGCCTGTGGCGATGTCTCGAGCGAGCAGCTCGAATGGCTCAGGGCCGAAACGGCCAAGGTCCAGGATGAAGTCATCCTGTTTATGCACCATCCTCCCTGTTTCTGCGGTCACCGCTTTATGGACTTGCGCTACCACCTGAGGAACATGGTGGAAGTCCAGGAGACGCTTTCCGCAATCCCGAACCTGACGCATATTTTCACGGGACATTACCATGCCCAGTTCGAAGTGAACATGGGTAGGCAGATTGTTCACGTGGCACCTTCGACACAGATGCAGATTGACCCGAATATGCCCTATTTTAACTTGCAAAGTGCCTCTCCGGGCTGGCATGTGATTGAATGGGGAAAAAATTTTGTAGAAACTGAAGTTTATTTTGAATAA
- a CDS encoding polymer-forming cytoskeletal protein, which translates to MATKEQEITQIGHSVTIKGDISGKSDVRVAGTINGSISIEGELIVERQGLVEAEIKTTTAVIAGTVKGNIDVSEKLILESSSQFVGNIKTKQLIIQEGAIFQGNCQMGLRNAGEKPAPAPKKEINL; encoded by the coding sequence ATGGCTACAAAAGAACAGGAAATCACTCAGATCGGTCATAGCGTGACCATCAAGGGCGACATCAGCGGCAAGAGCGACGTCCGTGTCGCCGGCACCATCAACGGAAGCATCTCCATCGAAGGCGAGCTCATCGTGGAACGCCAGGGCCTGGTTGAAGCCGAAATCAAGACGACTACCGCCGTTATCGCGGGTACGGTCAAGGGCAACATCGACGTGAGCGAAAAGCTCATCCTCGAGAGCTCCTCCCAGTTCGTCGGCAACATCAAGACCAAGCAGCTCATTATCCAGGAAGGTGCCATTTTCCAGGGTAACTGCCAGATGGGTCTCAGAAATGCAGGTGAAAAGCCCGCCCCCGCTCCCAAGAAGGAGATCAATCTCTAA
- a CDS encoding M23 family metallopeptidase, translating to MKGKYYIVQIIPEDSKEIKKYRVNTKWFTLLKIFLVVVVVAAGFIIYNAARIGHTLVNYEKIRTANAQLVKQNANYEELFSRIDSLWVLEERIQNILGTFIENDSNKINSLIDKNRFAHTPSEKINVDYEGINGWKPMEEKIRLEHIPNVIPVVGIVSKKFSEENDHLGTDFSAQPGDPVFASGSGIVEFAGSKDELGNTIVINHQNGYVTSYSHLKDIRTRKGRTVGKGEIIGTVGNTGNSSAPHLHYTITQNGKEMDPELFINY from the coding sequence ATGAAAGGCAAGTACTACATCGTCCAGATTATCCCGGAAGATTCCAAGGAAATCAAGAAGTACCGCGTCAACACCAAGTGGTTCACGCTGCTCAAGATTTTCCTGGTCGTAGTTGTAGTCGCGGCGGGTTTCATTATTTATAATGCGGCCCGTATCGGGCACACGCTCGTAAACTACGAAAAAATCCGCACGGCGAACGCCCAGCTCGTAAAGCAGAACGCAAACTACGAGGAACTTTTCTCGCGAATTGATTCGCTCTGGGTCCTGGAAGAACGCATCCAGAATATCCTCGGTACCTTCATCGAGAACGATTCCAACAAGATCAACAGCCTGATCGACAAGAACCGTTTCGCCCATACGCCCTCCGAAAAGATCAACGTCGACTACGAAGGGATCAACGGCTGGAAACCGATGGAAGAAAAGATCCGTCTGGAACATATCCCGAACGTGATACCTGTCGTCGGAATCGTGAGCAAGAAATTCAGCGAGGAAAACGACCACCTGGGCACCGACTTTTCGGCGCAACCGGGCGACCCCGTCTTCGCGTCGGGTAGCGGCATCGTGGAATTCGCCGGATCCAAGGATGAACTCGGGAACACGATTGTTATCAACCACCAGAACGGGTATGTGACAAGTTATTCACACCTGAAGGATATCCGTACCCGCAAGGGCCGCACCGTCGGCAAGGGTGAAATTATCGGGACCGTCGGCAATACCGGAAACTCCAGCGCACCGCACCTGCATTACACCATTACGCAGAACGGCAAGGAAATGGACCCGGAACTGTTTATAAACTATTAA
- a CDS encoding ParB/RepB/Spo0J family partition protein yields the protein MGKKSLALGRSLSDILKDHFAPGASEIQQSTQPGENNSQSVENSAQNNAANSAAVDNSEKIVELNVELIDPNPFQPRKIFSDDELVELAESIEQHGLIQAIVVRKVGDRYQLISGERRTRATRLAGLPTIKAQVYENVGDKAMAEWALIENIQRVDLNPVEVARSYQQLIDNHGYTHEDLSKIVSKSRSAITNSLRLLKLPEVVLLWIEEGKISGGAARALCSDKIENPEEVAKRVIEEGLNVRQIEAIARGEDPALRQAQGPDESSQSAEVEADEQPEVHKPEVEAKPKPELSADMKQFESRLETFFGTKVQLNPSASNQSRGTIVINYYSMDDLTRIQELMENR from the coding sequence ATGGGTAAAAAGTCTTTAGCACTGGGTCGCAGCCTTTCCGATATCCTTAAGGATCATTTCGCTCCGGGAGCATCCGAAATTCAACAGTCCACACAGCCCGGTGAAAACAATTCACAATCCGTCGAAAATAGTGCGCAAAACAATGCCGCTAATTCTGCCGCTGTTGACAACTCCGAAAAGATTGTTGAACTGAACGTAGAACTCATCGACCCGAACCCGTTCCAGCCGCGCAAGATTTTCAGCGACGACGAACTGGTGGAACTCGCCGAATCCATCGAGCAGCACGGGCTTATCCAGGCAATCGTCGTCCGCAAGGTTGGCGACCGTTACCAGCTGATTAGCGGTGAACGCCGTACCCGCGCCACCAGGCTCGCCGGACTCCCGACCATCAAGGCCCAGGTTTACGAAAATGTGGGCGACAAGGCGATGGCCGAATGGGCTCTTATCGAAAATATTCAACGTGTCGACCTGAACCCGGTCGAAGTGGCCCGTTCCTATCAACAATTAATTGACAATCACGGTTACACGCACGAAGACCTGTCCAAAATTGTGAGCAAGTCCCGCTCTGCAATTACCAACAGTCTCCGTCTCCTCAAGCTCCCGGAAGTAGTCCTTTTGTGGATAGAGGAAGGAAAAATTTCCGGCGGTGCCGCACGCGCCCTTTGCAGCGACAAGATCGAAAATCCCGAAGAAGTCGCGAAGCGCGTCATCGAAGAAGGCCTGAACGTCCGCCAGATCGAGGCGATTGCTAGGGGAGAAGATCCGGCCCTTCGACAGGCTCAGGGACCTGATGAATCGTCGCAGTCTGCCGAAGTGGAAGCTGACGAACAGCCGGAAGTCCACAAGCCCGAAGTCGAAGCCAAGCCTAAGCCGGAACTCAGCGCCGACATGAAACAGTTCGAGTCCCGCCTCGAAACATTCTTCGGTACCAAGGTGCAACTGAACCCCAGCGCTTCCAACCAATCCAGGGGTACTATCGTTATTAACTATTATTCCATGGACGACCTCACCCGAATCCAAGAACTCATGGAAAACCGATAG
- a CDS encoding ParA family protein yields the protein MSKVIAVCNQKGGVGKTTTAVNLAASYAALEKKTLLIDMDPQGNASQGLGYNEMQDVDIHEVLNMADNPDNITYDNIKEAILDTSLDYLKVITSGPDLAVMEIELVNAMSREHRLERVMNVLKQAFEFIIIDAPPSLNLLTLNVLTAATSVLIPVQCEYYALQGMTELFKTIREVQKNLNANLKIEGALLTMYDSRLSLCKQVAEEVRDNLSDTVFQAMIPRNVKLSEAPSHGKPAILYDVQSSGAQAYMKLAEEILNKGK from the coding sequence ATGAGTAAAGTGATAGCAGTCTGCAACCAGAAAGGTGGCGTGGGCAAGACCACGACAGCCGTGAACCTGGCTGCCAGTTATGCCGCATTGGAAAAGAAGACTCTCCTTATCGACATGGACCCGCAGGGTAACGCGTCGCAGGGTCTCGGCTACAACGAGATGCAGGATGTGGATATCCACGAAGTCCTGAACATGGCCGACAATCCGGACAATATTACCTACGACAATATCAAGGAAGCTATCCTCGACACGAGCCTCGACTACCTCAAGGTCATCACTTCCGGACCGGATCTTGCCGTCATGGAAATTGAACTGGTGAACGCCATGAGCCGCGAACATCGTCTCGAACGCGTGATGAATGTTCTCAAGCAGGCTTTCGAATTCATCATCATCGACGCACCCCCGAGTCTGAACCTTTTGACGCTGAACGTGCTTACCGCCGCCACCAGCGTTCTGATTCCGGTGCAGTGCGAATACTACGCCCTGCAGGGAATGACCGAACTTTTCAAGACGATCCGCGAGGTCCAGAAGAACCTGAACGCCAACTTGAAAATCGAAGGTGCATTGCTCACCATGTACGATTCCCGCCTGAGCCTCTGCAAGCAGGTCGCCGAAGAAGTCCGTGACAACCTGAGCGATACCGTGTTCCAGGCAATGATCCCGAGAAACGTGAAACTCTCCGAAGCACCGAGCCACGGCAAGCCCGCCATCCTTTACGATGTGCAGAGCAGCGGTGCGCAGGCCTACATGAAACTCGCCGAGGAAATACTAAATAAGGGAAAATAA
- a CDS encoding 16S rRNA (guanine(527)-N(7))-methyltransferase RsmG: MNYRENKNQQNLLNQFLAEHGVQLSEDVLGKLYDFADLVVNTKQFGNLISAKDSEKFLSRHIADSLVPYIYIVKGGLQDNSTPNSSLLKATEGSDLIPHTCKWADMGAGAGCPIFPLAIVMPEVEFFAVEPRHMRVEFMNFAKEKLGLKNLTVVGKRFETSGLAYLDFVSCRALSTFENDWERAQPGLKRGGKFITLKSFNNIVHLESNPEVHIYKYALPQEEQVYALVTRGNE; the protein is encoded by the coding sequence TTGAATTACAGAGAAAACAAAAATCAGCAGAATCTCTTGAACCAGTTCCTAGCGGAACATGGTGTGCAGCTGTCCGAAGATGTTCTGGGCAAGCTTTATGATTTTGCGGACTTGGTGGTAAACACCAAGCAGTTCGGCAACCTGATTTCGGCAAAGGACTCCGAAAAATTTTTGAGCCGCCACATCGCAGATTCCCTCGTTCCCTATATATATATAGTGAAGGGTGGATTGCAAGACAATTCAACTCCGAATTCCTCACTCCTCAAAGCGACCGAAGGGAGCGACCTCATACCCCACACCTGTAAGTGGGCCGATATGGGTGCCGGTGCAGGTTGCCCGATTTTCCCGCTGGCCATCGTGATGCCCGAAGTAGAATTCTTTGCCGTCGAACCCCGCCACATGCGCGTGGAGTTCATGAACTTCGCCAAGGAAAAACTCGGTCTCAAGAACTTGACCGTCGTGGGCAAGCGCTTCGAAACTTCGGGACTTGCCTATCTGGATTTTGTGAGTTGCCGCGCACTCTCGACTTTCGAAAACGACTGGGAACGTGCCCAGCCGGGACTCAAGCGTGGCGGTAAATTCATCACGCTGAAAAGTTTCAACAATATTGTTCACCTGGAATCAAATCCGGAAGTACACATATATAAATATGCACTCCCGCAGGAAGAACAAGTTTACGCCTTAGTCACTCGAGGTAATGAATGA
- a CDS encoding VOC family protein — translation MKIEHVAIWAKDIDKVCEFYRKYFGGVVHPIYHNPAKQFTSRFVTFESGARLEVMHRPDICLTTGNANEEHLGFVHLSFSVGSKEEVDRLTRQMSDDDIRVLGEPRTTGDGYYESVVLDPEGNRVEITI, via the coding sequence ATGAAAATTGAACACGTCGCCATCTGGGCGAAAGACATCGACAAGGTCTGCGAATTCTACCGAAAGTATTTCGGCGGGGTAGTTCACCCGATTTACCACAATCCGGCAAAGCAGTTCACTAGTCGATTCGTCACCTTCGAAAGTGGCGCCCGGTTGGAGGTGATGCACCGCCCCGACATCTGTCTAACAACAGGTAACGCAAATGAAGAACATCTCGGTTTTGTCCATCTTTCCTTTTCGGTCGGTTCAAAAGAAGAGGTAGACCGACTCACCCGGCAAATGTCCGATGACGATATTCGGGTGTTAGGGGAGCCCCGGACCACCGGCGATGGGTACTATGAAAGCGTCGTCCTCGATCCCGAAGGCAATAGGGTAGAGATTACTATCTAG
- a CDS encoding O-acetyl-ADP-ribose deacetylase translates to MIEIEVIQGDITKLTVDAIVNAANCSLLGGGGVDGAIHRAAGPELLRACIPLNGCETGKAKITPGFRLPAKFVIHIPGPVYRDGQHGEPALLESCYKSCLDLAEENGCETVAFPAISCGVYGYPWEAATEIAVKTVRDFPAQKVKKVIFCCFGEEMEKLYRETVGSRR, encoded by the coding sequence ATGATTGAGATTGAAGTTATCCAGGGCGACATCACCAAGCTGACTGTAGATGCGATTGTGAATGCAGCAAACTGTTCGCTTTTAGGTGGTGGCGGTGTCGATGGCGCCATTCATCGGGCGGCAGGTCCGGAACTCTTGAGGGCGTGCATCCCCCTGAACGGATGCGAGACGGGCAAGGCGAAAATCACCCCCGGGTTCAGGCTTCCGGCGAAGTTTGTGATCCATATTCCGGGGCCAGTTTATCGGGATGGTCAACATGGCGAACCTGCACTTTTGGAATCTTGCTATAAAAGCTGTCTCGATTTGGCCGAGGAGAACGGCTGCGAGACGGTCGCCTTCCCCGCTATTTCTTGTGGAGTTTATGGCTACCCCTGGGAAGCCGCTACCGAGATTGCCGTGAAGACGGTTCGGGACTTCCCGGCGCAAAAAGTCAAGAAGGTCATTTTCTGCTGTTTTGGCGAGGAGATGGAAAAATTGTATAGAGAAACAGTAGGCAGTAGACGGTAA
- a CDS encoding pyridoxamine 5'-phosphate oxidase family protein — protein sequence MEEVVKFLKDCGAYFLATADGDQPRVRPFGTANIFEGKLYIQTGKSKDCSKQIQKNGKVEICAMNKAGNEWVRVAGTLVRDDRREPKVDMLEHYPELKSMYSPDDDNTETLYFKDATATFYSFTAAPRTVKF from the coding sequence ATGGAAGAAGTCGTAAAATTTCTCAAGGATTGCGGTGCGTATTTCCTCGCGACGGCCGACGGTGACCAGCCGCGTGTTCGCCCGTTCGGTACCGCCAACATTTTCGAGGGCAAGCTCTATATCCAGACCGGCAAGTCCAAGGACTGTTCCAAGCAGATCCAGAAGAATGGCAAGGTCGAAATCTGCGCGATGAACAAGGCCGGTAACGAATGGGTCCGCGTCGCCGGAACACTCGTCCGCGACGACCGCCGCGAACCGAAGGTCGACATGCTGGAGCACTACCCCGAGCTCAAGTCGATGTACTCCCCCGACGACGACAATACCGAAACGCTCTACTTCAAGGATGCGACCGCTACGTTCTACAGCTTCACTGCGGCTCCGCGTACCGTGAAGTTTTAA
- a CDS encoding glutathione peroxidase, giving the protein MATIYDFTLTDGKGNQVPLANFKGKVMLIVNTATGCGFTPHYKPIEQMYSDFHDKGFEVIDIPCNQFKGQTPGTDDEIHEFCTLNYGTEFPQMKKSDVNGPDELPLYTYLKSQKGFEGFGFGAKAAAMALLLKTIDKDYKKNPDIKWNFTKFVVDREGNVVARFEPTADMDAVRACVEKLL; this is encoded by the coding sequence ATGGCAACCATCTACGATTTCACGCTCACCGACGGCAAGGGCAACCAGGTCCCGCTCGCAAACTTCAAGGGCAAGGTGATGCTCATCGTGAACACCGCGACCGGCTGCGGCTTTACCCCGCATTACAAGCCCATCGAACAGATGTATTCCGATTTCCACGACAAGGGCTTCGAAGTCATCGACATTCCCTGCAACCAGTTCAAGGGCCAGACCCCCGGCACCGACGACGAAATCCACGAATTCTGCACGCTCAACTACGGCACCGAATTCCCGCAGATGAAAAAGTCCGACGTGAACGGCCCCGACGAGCTGCCGCTCTACACCTACCTGAAATCGCAGAAGGGTTTCGAAGGTTTCGGCTTTGGCGCGAAGGCCGCCGCCATGGCACTCTTGCTCAAGACCATCGACAAGGATTACAAGAAAAATCCCGACATCAAGTGGAACTTCACCAAGTTCGTCGTGGACCGCGAAGGCAACGTGGTCGCGCGCTTCGAACCCACCGCCGACATGGACGCCGTGCGCGCCTGCGTCGAAAAGTTGCTCTAG
- a CDS encoding MarR family winged helix-turn-helix transcriptional regulator produces the protein MDCPQLKLENQLCFPLYAASKEITRRYAPYLEPLDLTYTQYIVMLVLWEEKKCNVSELGKKLFLDSGTLTPLLKKLEAKGYIQRTREQSDERCLSVSLTAEGESLKCKAAGVPKSMASCVNLSDTEAKTLYTLLYKVLEGFTAE, from the coding sequence ATGGACTGCCCCCAGCTAAAACTCGAAAACCAGCTGTGCTTTCCGCTGTATGCCGCGTCCAAGGAGATCACGCGCCGCTACGCCCCGTACCTGGAACCGCTCGACCTCACGTACACGCAGTACATCGTGATGCTCGTGCTGTGGGAAGAAAAGAAGTGCAACGTCTCGGAACTCGGCAAGAAGCTGTTCCTTGATTCCGGGACGCTCACCCCGCTCCTGAAAAAGCTCGAGGCCAAGGGCTACATCCAGCGCACCCGCGAACAGAGCGACGAGCGCTGCCTTTCCGTGAGCCTCACCGCCGAAGGCGAATCGCTCAAGTGCAAGGCCGCGGGCGTCCCCAAGTCCATGGCCAGCTGCGTCAACCTCTCCGACACTGAAGCAAAGACGCTTTACACCCTGCTGTATAAAGTGCTGGAAGGGTTCACGGCAGAATAA